In Mus musculus strain C57BL/6J chromosome 14, GRCm38.p6 C57BL/6J, the following are encoded in one genomic region:
- the Gzme gene encoding granzyme E precursor: MPPVLILLTLLLPLGAGAEEIIGGHVVKPHSRPYMAFVKSVDIEGNRRYCGGFLVQDDFVLTAAHCRNRTMTVTLGAHNIKAKEETQQIIPVAKAIPHPDYNATAFFSDIMLLKLESKAKRTKAVRPLKLPRPNARVKPGDVCSVAGWGSRSINDTKASARLREAQLVIQEDEECKKRFRHYTETTEICAGDLKKIKTPFKGDSGGPLVCDNKAYGLLAYAKNRTISSGVFTKIVHFLPWISRNMKLL; the protein is encoded by the exons ATGCCACCAGTCCTGATTCTCCTGACCCTACTTCTGCCTCTTGGAGCTGGAGCAG AGGAGATCATCGGCGGCCATGTGGTGAAGCCACACTCCCGCCCCTACATGGCGTTTGTTAAGTCTGTGGATATTGAAGGTAATAGGAGATACTGTGGAGGCTTCTTGGTTCAAGATGACTTTGTGCTGACTGCTGCTCACTGCAGGAACAG GACAATGACAGTCACACTGGGGGCCCACAACATCAAGGCTAAGGAGGAGACACAGCAGATCATCCCTGTGGCAAAAGCCATTCCCCATCCAGATTATAATGCCACTGCCTTCTTCAGTGACATCATGCTGTTAAAG CTGGAGAGTAAGGCCAAGAGAACTAAAGCTGTGAGACCCCTCAAGTTGCCCAGACCCAATGCCCGGGTGAAGCCAGGGGATGTGTGCAGTGTGGCTGGCTGGGGGTCAAGGTCCATCAATGACACTAAAGCATCTGCCCGCCTGCGAGAGGCTCAACTGGTCATCCAGGAGGATGAGGAATGCAAAAAACGTTTCCGACACTACACTGAGACCACAGAGATTTGTGCTGGAGActtgaagaaaataaagactcCTTTCAAG GGTGACTCTGGGGGACCCCTCGTGTGTGACAACAAAGCTTATGGACTTTTAGCCTATGCAAAAAACAGGACAATCTCTTCAGGAGTCTTCACTAAGATTGTGCACTTCCTGCCGTGGATAAGCAGGAACATGAAGCTGCTCTAA